One region of Bacterioplanoides sp. SCSIO 12839 genomic DNA includes:
- the rplF gene encoding 50S ribosomal protein L6 yields the protein MSRVAKAPVAIPAGVEVKLADDKISIKGKQGQLDLDVHADVAISQEENVLKFAPKAGGKAANALAGTFRALVNNMVKGVSEGFEKKLILQGVGYRAKASGNTLNLSLGFSHPVDYELPEGVKAETPSQTEVVIKGIDKQKVGQVAAEIRGYRPPEPYKGKGVRYADENVRRKEAKKK from the coding sequence ATGTCTCGCGTAGCAAAGGCTCCTGTCGCTATTCCAGCCGGTGTTGAAGTAAAACTGGCTGACGACAAAATTTCGATCAAAGGTAAGCAAGGTCAGTTAGACCTGGACGTTCACGCCGACGTGGCTATCAGCCAGGAAGAGAACGTACTGAAGTTTGCTCCAAAGGCTGGCGGTAAAGCGGCTAACGCTTTAGCTGGTACTTTCCGTGCACTGGTTAACAACATGGTTAAAGGTGTATCTGAAGGCTTTGAGAAAAAACTGATCCTGCAAGGTGTTGGTTACCGTGCGAAAGCATCCGGCAACACTCTGAATCTGTCATTAGGCTTCTCTCATCCTGTTGATTATGAGCTGCCAGAAGGCGTTAAAGCCGAAACTCCTAGCCAAACTGAAGTCGTTATCAAAGGTATCGACAAGCAGAAAGTTGGTCAGGTTGCAGCAGAAATCCGTGGCTACCGTCCACCAGAGCCTTATAAAGGTAAAGGTGTTCGTTATGCTGATGAAAATGTGCGTCGTAAAGAAGCCAAGAAAAAGTAA
- the rplR gene encoding 50S ribosomal protein L18: MNEKKKARLRRAQKTRSHIREKSAVRLCVHRTPRHIYAQIISANGATVLATASTVEADLRNEITGNVNAASKVGQLIAERAKEAGVTKVAFDRSGFKYHGRVKALADAARENGLEF, translated from the coding sequence ATGAATGAGAAGAAAAAAGCTCGTTTGCGCCGTGCTCAGAAAACTCGCTCACATATCCGTGAGAAGAGCGCGGTACGTCTGTGCGTTCATCGTACGCCCAGACACATCTACGCACAGATCATCTCTGCCAATGGCGCTACCGTCTTGGCTACTGCTTCTACGGTAGAAGCTGATCTGCGTAACGAAATCACTGGTAATGTTAATGCCGCTTCCAAAGTTGGTCAGCTGATCGCCGAACGTGCGAAAGAAGCTGGTGTAACGAAAGTTGCATTTGATCGTTCCGGTTTCAAATACCATGGTCGTGTTAAAGCTCTGGCTGATGCGGCTCGTGAAAACGGCCTGGAATTCTAA
- the rpsE gene encoding 30S ribosomal protein S5, giving the protein MANNERVERNESELQEKLVQVNRVAKVVKGGRIFAFTALTVVGDGAGRVGFGRGKSREVPMAIQKAMEQAKRNMVSVQLDGSTLQYPVKARHSGAQVYMQPASEGTGIIAGGAMRAVLEMVGVKNVLAKCYGSTNPVNVVRATFNGLAQMKSPEQVAAKRGKSVEEILG; this is encoded by the coding sequence ATGGCAAATAATGAACGTGTAGAACGTAACGAAAGCGAACTGCAAGAGAAGCTGGTTCAGGTTAACCGTGTAGCCAAAGTAGTAAAAGGTGGTCGTATCTTCGCCTTCACTGCTCTGACCGTGGTTGGCGATGGCGCTGGTCGTGTAGGTTTTGGTCGTGGTAAGTCTCGTGAAGTGCCAATGGCAATTCAAAAGGCTATGGAACAAGCAAAACGCAACATGGTTTCCGTACAGTTGGACGGCAGCACTCTGCAATACCCAGTTAAAGCCCGTCACTCTGGTGCACAGGTTTACATGCAGCCTGCATCTGAAGGTACTGGTATCATCGCCGGTGGTGCGATGCGTGCAGTACTGGAAATGGTTGGTGTTAAAAACGTACTGGCTAAGTGCTATGGCTCAACTAACCCGGTGAACGTTGTTCGTGCAACTTTCAACGGTCTGGCTCAGATGAAATCACCTGAGCAGGTTGCAGCGAAGCGTGGCAAGTCTGTTGAAGAGATTCTGGGGTAA
- the rpmD gene encoding 50S ribosomal protein L30 has product MAKKTVKVTQTRSTIGKLPKHRETMKGLGLRRIGHTVELEDTPSVRGMINQVQYMVKVEGE; this is encoded by the coding sequence ATGGCTAAGAAAACCGTAAAAGTAACCCAAACTCGCAGCACGATTGGCAAACTGCCTAAGCACCGCGAAACCATGAAAGGTTTGGGTCTGCGTCGTATTGGTCACACTGTTGAACTGGAAGATACTCCTTCTGTTCGCGGCATGATCAACCAAGTTCAATACATGGTTAAGGTCGAAGGAGAGTAA
- the rplO gene encoding 50S ribosomal protein L15, with product MRLNELSPAPGSKPVAKRVGRGIGSGLGKTGGRGHKGQKSRSGGKVAPGFEGGQMPIHRRLPKFGFTSRKAQYVAEIRLNELALVEGDVVDLAALKAADVIGEKIKEARVILSGEVKKAVTVKGLKVTKGAKAAIEAAGGKVED from the coding sequence ATGCGTCTCAATGAATTGAGCCCAGCTCCTGGTTCCAAGCCTGTTGCTAAACGTGTTGGCCGTGGTATCGGCTCTGGTCTGGGTAAGACTGGTGGTCGTGGTCACAAAGGTCAGAAGTCTCGTTCTGGCGGTAAGGTAGCACCAGGTTTTGAAGGCGGTCAGATGCCTATTCACCGTCGTCTGCCTAAGTTCGGTTTCACTTCGCGCAAAGCACAATATGTTGCTGAAATTCGTCTGAACGAATTAGCGCTGGTTGAAGGCGACGTGGTAGATCTGGCTGCACTGAAAGCGGCTGACGTAATCGGCGAGAAGATCAAAGAAGCTCGTGTGATTCTGTCCGGTGAAGTGAAAAAAGCTGTAACCGTAAAAGGTTTAAAAGTCACTAAAGGCGCTAAAGCTGCTATTGAAGCGGCAGGTGGAAAGGTCGAAGACTAA
- the secY gene encoding preprotein translocase subunit SecY has translation MARQGSLPQGMQSGLSELWARIRFVLLAIVVYRIGTHIPVPGINPDALSRLFEQNQGTILEMFNMFSGGALERMSILALGIMPYISASIIMQLLTAVSPQLEQLKKEGEAGRRKITQYTRYGTVLLATIQAFGVSAGLAGQGVTFSSGLDFYIAAVPSFVAGAVFMMWLGEQVTERGIGNGISILIFAGIVAGLPSAIGQAFESARQGDLNILVLLVIAALAVVVIGFVVFVERGQRRITINYAKRQQGRQMMAAQSSHLPLKLNMAGVIPAIFASSLLLFPASLGQWFGQSEGMEWLQDVSLALAPSQPLYIVLFAAGIIFFCYFYTALMFNPKDVAENLKKSGAFIPGIRPGIQTAKYIDSVLGRLTLFGSLYIAAVCLMPQFLVVAADVPFYFGGTSLLIVVVVVMDFMAQVQSHLMSHQYESLMKKANLKNFGSAR, from the coding sequence ATGGCTAGGCAAGGCTCATTACCACAGGGTATGCAATCCGGATTAAGCGAGCTTTGGGCTCGCATCCGTTTCGTACTTCTGGCAATTGTTGTATATCGAATTGGTACCCATATCCCGGTACCTGGGATCAACCCGGATGCACTGTCGCGTCTGTTTGAACAGAACCAGGGCACGATCCTGGAAATGTTCAACATGTTCTCTGGTGGTGCACTGGAACGCATGAGTATCCTGGCATTGGGTATCATGCCGTACATTTCGGCATCGATTATCATGCAATTGTTAACGGCAGTGAGCCCACAGCTGGAACAATTAAAGAAAGAAGGTGAGGCGGGTCGCCGTAAAATCACGCAATACACGCGCTATGGCACGGTATTGCTGGCGACCATTCAAGCCTTTGGCGTCTCGGCTGGTTTAGCTGGTCAGGGCGTCACTTTCTCAAGCGGATTGGATTTCTACATCGCTGCTGTACCGTCATTTGTTGCCGGTGCCGTGTTTATGATGTGGCTGGGTGAGCAGGTTACCGAGCGTGGTATCGGTAACGGCATCTCCATTCTGATCTTTGCAGGTATTGTTGCTGGTTTGCCAAGTGCAATTGGTCAGGCTTTCGAGTCTGCGCGTCAGGGTGACCTGAATATTCTGGTATTGCTGGTTATTGCTGCTTTGGCGGTAGTTGTTATTGGTTTTGTTGTCTTCGTAGAACGCGGCCAACGTCGTATCACCATCAACTATGCTAAACGTCAGCAAGGTCGTCAGATGATGGCGGCGCAATCCAGTCATTTACCATTGAAACTGAATATGGCCGGTGTGATTCCAGCGATCTTCGCTTCCAGCTTACTGTTGTTCCCAGCATCTCTGGGTCAATGGTTTGGCCAGAGTGAAGGTATGGAATGGCTGCAGGACGTTAGCCTTGCGTTAGCGCCAAGTCAGCCGCTGTACATCGTATTATTTGCGGCCGGTATCATATTCTTCTGCTACTTCTACACAGCGTTGATGTTCAACCCGAAAGATGTAGCTGAGAACCTGAAGAAGTCAGGTGCATTTATCCCGGGTATTCGCCCTGGAATACAAACTGCCAAGTACATCGATAGCGTATTGGGTCGCCTGACCTTGTTCGGATCTCTGTACATTGCCGCAGTCTGTCTGATGCCGCAATTCCTGGTAGTTGCTGCGGATGTGCCTTTCTACTTCGGTGGAACTTCGCTGCTGATCGTCGTGGTTGTTGTAATGGACTTTATGGCTCAAGTGCAATCGCATCTGATGTCACACCAATACGAATCACTGATGAAGAAAGCAAACCTGAAGAATTTTGGTTCAGCTCGCTGA
- the rpmJ gene encoding 50S ribosomal protein L36 produces the protein MKVRASVKKICRECKVIRRNGSVRVICSVDPKHKQRQG, from the coding sequence ATGAAAGTACGTGCGTCTGTTAAGAAAATCTGTCGTGAATGCAAAGTCATTCGTCGTAACGGCAGTGTGCGAGTGATCTGCTCAGTAGATCCTAAGCACAAACAACGTCAGGGTTAA
- the rpsM gene encoding 30S ribosomal protein S13: MARIAGVNIPDNKHAVISLTYVFGIGQTTAQKICAATGIAESTKIGELSEDQLDVVRNEVAKYTVEGDLRREVQMNIKRLMDMGCFRGIRHRRSLPLRGQRTKTNARTRKGPRKPIRK, encoded by the coding sequence ATGGCCCGTATTGCCGGTGTCAACATTCCTGACAACAAGCATGCAGTTATTTCTTTGACTTATGTTTTTGGCATTGGTCAAACAACTGCCCAGAAAATCTGTGCCGCTACAGGCATTGCTGAGAGCACCAAAATTGGTGAACTGAGCGAAGATCAACTGGATGTTGTTCGTAACGAAGTTGCTAAGTACACGGTAGAAGGTGATCTTCGTCGTGAAGTACAAATGAACATCAAACGTTTGATGGACATGGGTTGCTTCCGCGGTATTCGCCACCGTCGTAGCCTGCCACTTCGCGGTCAGCGTACTAAAACGAACGCACGTACCCGTAAGGGTCCGCGTAAGCCGATCCGTAAGTAA
- the rpsK gene encoding 30S ribosomal protein S11: protein MAKPNRSTKKKVKKTVVDGIAHIHASFNNTIVTITDRQGNALSWATAGGSGFRGSRKSTPFAAQVAAERAGEAAKEYGLKNLDVEVKGPGPGRESAVRALNACGYKISNITDVTPIPHNGCRPPKKRRV from the coding sequence ATGGCTAAGCCAAATAGATCAACTAAGAAAAAAGTTAAAAAGACGGTCGTCGATGGCATTGCGCACATCCACGCCTCTTTTAACAATACCATCGTGACCATTACTGATCGCCAAGGTAACGCTCTGTCATGGGCAACCGCCGGTGGTTCTGGTTTCCGTGGTTCTCGTAAGAGCACTCCTTTCGCGGCTCAGGTAGCTGCAGAGCGCGCTGGCGAAGCAGCCAAAGAGTATGGTCTGAAGAATCTGGACGTAGAGGTTAAAGGCCCGGGTCCAGGTCGTGAATCAGCAGTTCGTGCTCTGAACGCATGTGGTTATAAGATCAGCAACATCACTGATGTAACGCCGATCCCACATAACGGTTGTCGTCCACCTAAGAAGCGTCGCGTATAA